One genomic window of Raphanus sativus cultivar WK10039 unplaced genomic scaffold, ASM80110v3 Scaffold1256, whole genome shotgun sequence includes the following:
- the LOC108863064 gene encoding uncharacterized protein LOC108863064: MNFLLRSASSATHRPPVSEPPATPPQPPPPEATKPPGSTLEGLIAEETFPQYPSVDEDHLADGSRDDDGNGDSNSKSGGGFGMERFSDVSDEQGWISIPYKEIPDNWSESVDIQSLRSLDRSFVFPGEQIQILACLSESKGDAEIITPFKVAEVMSRTGHRKLSDNGASTPSGDGDLSPDGQFATQNGDSPGKESLDSQKDVSDGESILRMEDHQRRTEDLLSRFQKSHFFVRIAESGEPLWSKKSSLVGDTELDEKRKKRPCVSAFVDRGDFDPNVAGGVARSKAKCCALPNGDIVVSLQVYIVDCPKEPIIEILQFEKHQDGDTDSDHGHKDPYGNLLKWLIPLDNTISQQPRSLPPPISGSTPGISSTAHKPSLSSGSGSQLFSFGHFRSYSMSALPAPNTAPVTGPVKTQSSKPSFDLEDWDSYSGQTLRNGQKSGTEELLSFRGVPLERDRFSVRCGLEGICIPGRRWRRKLEIIQPIDINSFAADCNTDDLLCVQIKNVAPTHTPDIVIYIDAITIVFEEAGKSASPSSVPIACIEAGNEHSLPNLTLRKGEEHSFIVKPAFSVGSNLKPSAARKELKSSSLSLPSVNFERLGSGLSGDHYAVMVSCRCNYTESRLFFKQRTKWRPRVSRDLMISVASEMSGEPCGPHGRASQLPVQILTLQASNLTTEDLSLTVLAPASFTSPPSVVSLNSTPTSPISPFLGFSEFTERVQTEKRNTTTRKVQSLPSIPLDTRTETPTNDEMNPSSDVVPKSGLGCTHLWLQSRVPLGCVPSKSTATIKLELLPLTDGIITLDTLQIHVKEKGRRYIPEQSLKINATSSISSGIF, encoded by the exons ATGAATTTCTTGCTCCGATCTGCTTCCTCCGCCACTCACCGCCCTCCGGTGAGCGAACCACCAGCTACTCCGCCTCAACCTCCTCCTCCCGAAGCAACCAAGCCCCCCGGATCGACTCTGGAAGGGTTGATAGCTGAGGAGACTTTCCCACAGTATCCATCAGTAGATGAGGATCATTTGGCTGATGGATCTAGAGACGACGACGGTAATGGAGACTCAAATTCAAAGTCTGGTGGTGGCTTTGGTATGGAGAGGTTCTCTGATGTGTCTGATGAACAAGGATGGATCTCTATTCCATATA AGGAGATTCCGGATAACTGGTCTGAGTCCGTTGATATTCAGTCGTTACGGTCCCTGGATCGCTCCTTTGTGTTTCCTG GTGAGCAGATTCAGATCCTTGCTTGCTTATCTGAGAGTAAAGGAGACGCTGAGATCATCACCCCTTTTAAAGTTGCTGAGGTGATGAGCAGAACTGGACATAGAAAGCTCTCTGACAACGGGGCGAGTACACCGTCAGGGGATGGAGATCTGAGCCCTGATGGTCAGTTTGCAACTCAGAACGGCGACAGTCCTGGTAAAGAGAGTTTGGATTCACAGAAGGACGTATCTGATGGCGAATCTATCTTGAGGATGGAGGATCATCAGAGAAGAACTGAAGACTTGCTTTCCAGGTTTCAGAAGTCTCATTTCTTTGTTAGGATCGCAGAGTCTGGCGAGCCGCTTTGGTCTAAGAAAAGCTCTCTGGTGGGAGACACAGAGTTAGATGAAAAGAGGAAAAAGAGACCTTGTGTTAGTGCTTTTGTAGATAGAGGAGACTTTGATCCTAATGTTGCTGGAGGTGTAGCTAGAAGTAAAGCAAAATGCTGTGCCTTGCCCAATGGAGACATAGTG GTCTCTTTACAAGTTTATATCGTTGACTGTCCCAAAGAACCCATCATTGAGATACTGCAGTTTGAGAAGCATCAGGACGGAGATACTGACTCGGATCATGGACACAAGGATCCATATGGGAACCTTTTAAAGTGGTTGATACCGTTGGATAACACTATCTCTCAGCAACCCCGTTCTTTACCACCTCCTATAAGCGGCTCTACCCCAGGTATCAGCAGCACTGCGCACAAGCCATCACTCTCTTCTGGCTCAGGTTCTCAGCTCTTCTCATTCGGCCATTTTAGAAGCTACTCCATGTCAGCTCTTCCAGCGCCGAACACTGCACCAGTTACTGGACCCGTAAAAACTCAAAGCTCCAAACCATCATTTGATCTTGAAGACTGGGACAGTTACTCAGGTCAAACATTAAGGAACGGTCAGAAGTCTGGGACTGAAGAGCTGTTATCTTTCCGGGGTGTCCCTTTGGAGCGGGATAGATTCTCTGTTCGTTGTGGACTCGAAGGCATCTGCATTCCTGGTAGAAGATGGAGGAGGAAACTCGAAATCATTCAACCTATTGATATCAATTCTTTTGCAGCTGATTGTAATACAGATGATCTTCTCTGCGTTCAGATAAAG AACGTTGCTCCTACACACACTCCAGATATTGTTATATACATCGACGCCATAACAATTGTTTTTGAAGAGGCAGGGAAGAgtgcttctccttcttcagtACCAATTGCTTGTATTGAAGCTGGAAACGAGCACAGTTTGCCCAATTTAACTCTCAG GAAAGGTGAGGAGCATTCGTTCATTGTGAAGCCTGCTTTTTCTGTTGGAAGTAATCTGAAGCCCTCTGCTGCGAGAAAAGAACTCAAGTCATCGAGTTTGTCTCTTCCATCTGTGAATTTTGAAAGACTAGGGAGCGGTTTAAGTGGTGATCATTATGCGGTGATGGTGTCATGTCGCTGCAACTACACAG AATCAAGACTTTTTTTCAAACAACGAACAAAGTGGAGACCAAGAGTTTCGAGGGACCTGATGATCTCTGTTGCGTCTGAAATGTCAGGAGAGCCTTGTGGCCCCCATGGGAGGGCCTCCCAGCTACCTGTTCag ATTTTAACACTTCAGGCATCAAATTTGACAACTGAAGATCTGTCTTTAACGGTTCTGGCTCCAGCATCCTTCACATCACCTCCGTCTGTGGTGTCCCTAAATTCCACGCCTACATCCCCTATAAGCCCATTCCTAGGATTCTCTGAGTTCACAGAAAGAGTACAAACCGAAAAACGCAACACAACAACGCGTAAAGTCCAGTCGTTACCCTCAATTCCACTGGATACAAGGACAGAGACACCAACAAATGATGAAATGAATCCTTCTTCAGATGTTGTTCCAAAGAGCGGCTTGGGCTGTACACATCTCTGGCTACAAAGTCGAGTTCCCTTGGG ATGTGTTCCTTCGAAGTCTACAGCAACAATCAAGCTAGAGTTACTTCCTTTGACTGACGGCATAATCACTTTGGATACTCTCCAAATCCACGTCAAGGAGAAAG GTCGGAGGTACATTCCAGAGCAGTCACTCAAGATAAACGCTACGTCAAGCATTTCCTCTGGGATTTTCTAG